The Chitinophagales bacterium genomic sequence TTTTGTGAGGGTAAGACATTATCCCACAAATAAATAGATAGTATGAAAAAAGTATTCAAGTGGTTGGGTATCATAGTTCTGTTGATAGTAATACTGGCAGTTGCAGGTATCGGCTATTTGAAAACAGCATTGCCCAATGTAGGAGCTGCACCGATTCTAAATATTGAGCGAACTCCTGAACGAATAGCCAGAGGTAAATACCTGGCCAACTCGGTAGCTGTTTGTATGGACTGCCATTCATCAAGAGACTGGTCTAAGTTTGCTGCACCATTGGTACCTGGTACAGAAGGTGCCGGTGGCGAGAAGTTCGGCCGCGAACTGGGATTTCCCGGTGAGTATTATTCAAGAAATATTACACCTCACGGCATTGGCTCATGGACTGATGGTGAGTTGTACCGCCTCATTACTACTGGTGTACGGAATGACGGCGAGCCAATCTTTCCCGTTATGCCATACCACTATTATGGTAGAATGGCTGATGAAGATATCTATTCGATCATAGCTTATATACGTACGTTGCCCTCGATCGACAATGATGTTCCGGAAAGGGTAGTAGATTTCCCGTTCTCTCTTATTATGAGAACCATTCCTGTAAAAGGGACCCCGGCACAGGAAGTTCCACAACCATCGAATGCAGTTGAATATGGCAAATACCTGGTAAATGCTGCTGCCTGCCGTGAGTGCCACACTCCGGAGGAAAAAGGACAAGTAATACCTGAACTGGAATTTGGTGGTGGCAGGGTATTTGAACTACCCGGTGGAACACTCAGATCACCGAATATTACACCGCATGCCACAGGCCTTGGTAACTGGACCCCAGAACAGTTTGTTGCCCGTTTTAAATTATACCAGGATTCGGCATATAGGTCACCACATATTGATTTTATGCATGAATTTAATTCCATTATGCCCTGGATGATGTACAGCACAATGACTGACCAGGACCTGTCAGCAATATTTCAGTACCTGAAAACCATCAAGCCTATTGAAAATCAACCTGTAAAATGGACGCCAAGGTCTTAAACAATTGATCTTTATAATAAAAAAGACGCAGTATTACTGCGTCTTTTTTTATTTAAATGAATGTTCTGATTAGTTCACTACCAGCTTCAGGTTAATGTATTGTTGGGTAGCTGAGCTGATCGTTATGTAATACATGCCCGGTTGAACATTATCAAGGTCAAGTATTACATTGTTTTCCCCGTTAATAGTATTAACTGTCTTGTTTTTAACCGTCCTGCCCGAAATATCAGTCAGCCTGATATCCGTGGCAATAGATGAGCTGCTGAAATATTTCAGCATAACCTGGTCATGCGCAGGGTTAGGATACATACTCACGTATTCTCTAGCTACATCATTGATGCCTGTTGACGCACATCCCGGATCTGCGTTGATACCTACTGTAGCGCTGAAAGAAGCACTACAACCGTTAGAGTCAGTTATGGTTACGGAATATACACCTGGTTGAGTAACGGTGATATTCTGTGAACTGCCTCCGTTGCCCGACCATACATATTTGTATTGACTCGCTCCGAAGTTTGACGTCCCGATCTGTGTACTGTCAAATATAAGATCCACTTTACCAACATTCTTACAAATATCTGTAGGCGTAAGCGTTGCGCTGATGATTGAACTCAGGCATGATCTTGATGATACATTGTTCCTGATCACATCACCCGGCAGCGGGCCAAAACCATTGGCCAGGTCAATACCTCTTGAAACGAGGTGACAGTAGCTCATAATCGTACCTTTCCATGCACTGGTTGAAGCTGAGTTGCTGTAGGTGCTGCCGCATGTACTGCAACCAGCGCCGCTTTCCTGTTTGTAGCAATTATCTATTGAGCCACAAGCACCACCCGTGCCGGTTTTCCAGCCACACCAGTGTGTATGCCTTGAACCCAGGTTATGCCCCATTTCATGGGTCACCATCTGTACGTCCCATGAGTAAGAGGGGAGACTGCCATACGATCCGTTAATGTCGCCGTAAGCATAAGTCCTGTTCCTGTTACAAAGCACATCCAGCCAAGCAATACCACCATTGCCGGCATCATCTTTGGCAAGCAGCATGGCTATGTCGCCGTCAAAATTATTGCCCTTTGCATTCCAGGCACTGGTAAAGTCATTCAGGCCATCGCTGGAAGTTGCATCGCCATATCCATCAGGAATAGTCCATACGTACGTTGACTTCAGCTCTATAGCTACACGTTCGTTCCTGTACAAGGTCTGCACCTGGTTGAACAGGCCTGAGGTGTAAGCGCCCGTTAGCAGGGTACTCTTTTGCTTGCTGGTATACAACTGGTAGTCCAGCTCCCAGTAGATGCTCACCTTATTACACATGTAAGCAGCTGTGGTCTTACCACCATCTGTCGGGTTGTCCGACTCTTCTTCTATCGCATAATCAACCGTTCCGCAGCTGATAGGCGGAGTTACGGTAAAGTCCTTATCATTATACAATACATATTTGCCACTGTTGTCTTCCAGTTCGCCTACTACAAAGTTGCCGTCTTCGTTAGCAAACAAGATCATTACGTCACCATTAGCAAAAATACTGGCTGCAGCGATAGACCTGTTATACCCATTTACTGCACCCTGGTAGTGTACACCCTTGTCGTAGTTGAATTTGTGTTTGCCTGTTGCGTCTATGTAACCAATATCAGCATTATCGGCATAAGGATTACTCCTCATCATTTCCAGGTTATAGGCTATACCTTTTTCTGTGGTCAGTTGTAATGTTATCGCATACGGATGTGTTTCGTATACTTCCTTAATTGCCGCTTTATCGGGCATTAATAATGTTTCCTCTGCAAGTTCCTTGTGTTTTTCACCGTTTGTTTCTGAGAATAATTGCACGGGCATGAAGCTTACTCCCCTTTTATGTGCTTCCTGAACATCCCTGTAAAGTGCATCCTGCGCCTGCACCGTTCCTGCTAATAATAACAGCAGAAACACAATCACGTTTTGTTTTTTGAACATTTATATATATTTAATGTGAAATTTGTCCTGTCAAATATAACCATATTTTAATTCACTCAACGTTACATAAGTAACACATGATAGTATTATGACAAATACATTAAAAAAGCCTCCGTGAGCGGAGGCTTGCATATATACAGAGGATAAAATTTAAATAAAATGCCGGGCTTTGGTAAGATCATCACAAAAAACCAAAGACAAACACCCCGGCAGTATCTTTTAGATATTTACTGCCAGTACAAAGCATGTAAGCATGGCTGTAAATACAATGATTTTTTGAATGGCTTCTTTCTTAACAATAGCGTTTGTGTAAGTTGCCTGGTTGGCCGGTGCGGTAGTGAAAGTAACTTGTTGCATGATCTTGTGTTTTTTGTTTGTTTTGATTTGTTTGTTTGCTTGTTGTGTGTTTTTCTTTTTTGTTTTGAAACGCCCTTTGTCGACCGTTCTTTATTTTTGTGTTTTGAATGTCGCGGGGTGTGTTACTTCCGTTGACAATACAAAGATGCAACACGGACACCCCCGTTTCCAAAAAAACGGCTTTGGTTAACGCCTTGTTTGGAAGCGCTTAACAGGGCAGAATGTTAACGGTTAACCAGCTATTAAGAAATAAAGCAGGGTGTATTACACGGGGTGTTTCGATGAAATGCCCTACAGTAAAGGGCCTCAGGCTGCAACTGCCTGGTTGCTGTGCGCAGATACTTCTTTACTGTTTTTAATAATATAGTATCCGGCAAATATGAAGCACAAACCTACGAACTCTGTAATATATAATACTTCAACATGGCCGGCTTTTGCTGAGGAACCTCCGATGCCTGGGAGAAAGCCGCCTATAGCAATAAATACATTGCCCCAGAAACGGTGTTTGAAGTTCCTGTCTTGTGCATATATATAAGCAGAATAGACTGCGCCACCTACCAGGAAGGCAAAAGCATATATATTAATGAACGGTGTGATGTACCTGATAAATGTCCACTCCAGTATTTTGCCATCCAGCTTGGGATGTGGACCATCCTTAAGAGGTGATAGTATAACGAGTATAGATGATATAACGATACTTGCTGTTAATATGATAGAAAGCGTATTGGCAGTTTTGCGCTTCATCAGCAGGTGTACCGTTCCCTGTGCCAGCGGAGCACCACCCAGGAAGGCACCGAATATGTACCATGCTTTGAAGTTGGCAGGTGAGTAGCCCATAAGGGTATTGATACTCTCCGTCACTGTTCCCGCGCCATAAAAGAACACACCCAACATCCACCAGAAAATATACAAAGAGCTCTTGTTGCGGCTCCAATGCTTATATAACAACAGGAAAAAATATAAAGAAAATACA encodes the following:
- a CDS encoding c-type cytochrome, with the protein product MKKVFKWLGIIVLLIVILAVAGIGYLKTALPNVGAAPILNIERTPERIARGKYLANSVAVCMDCHSSRDWSKFAAPLVPGTEGAGGEKFGRELGFPGEYYSRNITPHGIGSWTDGELYRLITTGVRNDGEPIFPVMPYHYYGRMADEDIYSIIAYIRTLPSIDNDVPERVVDFPFSLIMRTIPVKGTPAQEVPQPSNAVEYGKYLVNAAACRECHTPEEKGQVIPELEFGGGRVFELPGGTLRSPNITPHATGLGNWTPEQFVARFKLYQDSAYRSPHIDFMHEFNSIMPWMMYSTMTDQDLSAIFQYLKTIKPIENQPVKWTPRS
- a CDS encoding T9SS type A sorting domain-containing protein translates to MFKKQNVIVFLLLLLAGTVQAQDALYRDVQEAHKRGVSFMPVQLFSETNGEKHKELAEETLLMPDKAAIKEVYETHPYAITLQLTTEKGIAYNLEMMRSNPYADNADIGYIDATGKHKFNYDKGVHYQGAVNGYNRSIAAASIFANGDVMILFANEDGNFVVGELEDNSGKYVLYNDKDFTVTPPISCGTVDYAIEEESDNPTDGGKTTAAYMCNKVSIYWELDYQLYTSKQKSTLLTGAYTSGLFNQVQTLYRNERVAIELKSTYVWTIPDGYGDATSSDGLNDFTSAWNAKGNNFDGDIAMLLAKDDAGNGGIAWLDVLCNRNRTYAYGDINGSYGSLPSYSWDVQMVTHEMGHNLGSRHTHWCGWKTGTGGACGSIDNCYKQESGAGCSTCGSTYSNSASTSAWKGTIMSYCHLVSRGIDLANGFGPLPGDVIRNNVSSRSCLSSIISATLTPTDICKNVGKVDLIFDSTQIGTSNFGASQYKYVWSGNGGSSQNITVTQPGVYSVTITDSNGCSASFSATVGINADPGCASTGINDVAREYVSMYPNPAHDQVMLKYFSSSSIATDIRLTDISGRTVKNKTVNTINGENNVILDLDNVQPGMYYITISSATQQYINLKLVVN